The DNA sequence TTGGCGGCGGAGCTTCGTGGCCGAGGCGTTAGGCCCGAAGTACCGGTCGGCATCGCCATCGAACGCTCGCTCGACATGGTGGTTGCCATCGTCGGCACGGTGTTGGCGGGCGGCTGCTACCTCGCGCTCGATCCGTCACACCCCGCCGAGCGAACGGCGAACATCCTCACCGACTCGGCCACTCCCCTCGTGCTCGTGGCGGGCGACGCCGTTGCCGAGACGATGACCGGCATCGCCGCGACCGTGGCGACTACAGGCGATGCAGACCGGAGCGGACCTGCGCCGGTCGTGGTCGATGTGCACGACCTGCTGCTCGATGAGCCGCCCGTCAGCGATGAGGCGCACACAGTCATACCGTTGCACCCCCTCACCGGCAAGGACTCGCTCGGGGGTGCCGCCGCCGATCCATCCGACTGCGAGGCGGCCGCTTCGGGCGACGATCACGCCACCGGTACGACCCCGGACTCGACGCTGTTCCTCACGTTCACGTCGGGTTCCACAGGTCGTCCGAAGGGCGTGCCCGTCCATCACCGGGGCGTGTTGGACCGGCTGGCGTGGCAGTACCTGACGCACCCGCCGACCGACGACGAGGTCGGAATCGCGAAGACCACGCTCGGGTTCGTCGACCATCTGTCCGAGCTCTGGGGTCCGCTGCTCGCCGGCCAGTGCGTGGTGCTCGCTCCCGACGAGACGGTGCGTGACGCATCGGCCTTCGTCGAGCTGTGCGCAAGGGAGCGCATCCGGCGCCTCGTGGTCGTGCCGTCCTATCTGGATGCGCTACTCGACTCGGCGCCCGACCTCGGCGAGCGACTCCCCCACCTCGCCCTGCTCACCACGAGTGGCGAGCCGCTTCCCGCAGCCCTGGCTCGCCGGGTGGCCGAAGCCCTGCCGGGCGTGACGTTGCTCAACATCTACGGCATGTCGGAGGCAACGGCCGACGTGACCGTGGCCGAGTTCGCTGCTGCCGAGTTGGCTGCGCTCGACCCGTCGTCGCCGGTTCCGGCCGGGCGGCCGTTGCCGGGGCTGCGCGTGGCCATCACCAGCGAGCATGGCGAACCGTTGCCGTTCGGCGCCGTCGGGTCGATCGACGTGGCCGGCGTCGCCCTGTCGACTGGGTACTGGGAGCGACCGGACCTCTCGGCCGAGCGATTCCTCGAGCGGACCGAGCCCGACGGGTCGACGACCCGGTGGTACCGCACCGGCGATCTCGGCTGGCTCGGCCCCGACGGTTCGCTGCGAGTGGTCGGTCGGTCCGATCAGCAGGTGAAGATCCGCGGCATGCGGGTCGAGCTGGGTGAGATCGAATCAGCGATTGCTCGTCATCCGAGCGTGTCACGGTGTGTCGCCGTGGTGCGAGAGCAGGGCGAGATCGTGGCGTTCGTCGTCGGGACCGCGGGGGCTCGACCGCCGTCAACTGACGAGCTTCGGGCGCACGCGGCCGGACTGCTACCCAGCCACATGGTGCCGGTGGCGTTCCTGCCGCTCGACGACCTCCCGACCACGGCGACCGGCAAGCTCGACCGTCGGGCGCTGGCCGAGCAGGCTTCCATTGCCGCTGTGTCCGGCCCGACCGACACCTCGACCGACCTTGCGGCACCGGTGGGTGATGACGACCTCGCCACGATGCTCGGCCTCTGGCACCACGTGCTCCCCCGGGCCCAGGTTGGCGCCGACACCGACTTCTTCGACGCCGGCGGCCACTCGCTCCTGGCGTTGCGGTTGCTCGCCCGAATCAACACCACGTTCGGCAGCGAGCTGAGCCTGGCCCAGATGCTGCAAGCGCCGACGCCACAACACCTGACGGCTCTCGTCACCGGTGGCTCGGTTGGCAACGATGCCGATCGAGCCGTCGATTACCTGGTGCCGATCCTGCCGGGCACGCGAGGCATCGACGACGGGCGGCCGACGCTCTTCTGTGTGCACGGTGCCGGCGGGAACGTGCTCAACTTCCGGGCGCTGGCCAAGGAACTCGAGCCGGCGTTCGACATGGTCGGCATCCAGGCGCGCGGGGTCGACGGTGTCGCCCAGCCGCACACGACCATGGTCGAGGTCGTCGACGATTACCTGCCCGCCATTCGGGCTCACCAGCCCTCGGGGCCGTACCTGCTGGCCGGGTACTCGGGCGGAGGAACGATCGCGGTCGAGATCGCCCGAGCACTCGAAGCTGCCGGCGAGGTGGTCGAGGCCACGTTGCTGCTCGACACGTTCCACAACGAGACCAGGCCCCGCCCGTTCACCCGGGAGCAGCATCTCCAGCAACTGCGCCGCCAAGGGGTGCGCTATCTCGCCGAGAAGGTGAACGAGAAGGTGCGGCCCCACGAGTCGGAGAACTTCGCCCCGATGGTCGACGCCGCCCGGGCCGAAGGTCGACCGATCCCGCTCGAAGCCCGGGAGTGGTTCATCAAGGGCCGCATGTACGACCTGATCGGATCGCATGGGATCGAGCCGTACCACGGCACCGTGGTGCTGCTCGCCGCCACCGACACCCATCCCGGGCTGGTGCACACCGGCCACGACCACGGCCTGGGCGAGGTGTTCCCGAATCTCGAGATCATCGATGTCGAGGGCGACCACCACTCCCTCGTGGAGGGCCACAACGCCCCCGAACTCGGCCACCTGATCCTCACTCGCCTCGGTGCTGCGCGCACGACCAGCACCCCCGGCGGCTCCGCCCCCGAACCACTCGGTCGCTTGCGTAGCAACGCCGACGCCAACAACGTGACCGACACCGTCAACGGTGCAGGCCATCGCTCGGTGCCCGGCTCAGCATCGGTGACTGCCTCAACCACTCACGATGCCGACACTGCGCTCGATGCTCGGACCCACGTCTACCGGCACCTGCCGACCGGGCTCGATGAGTCGCCGCTCCTCGCTCGGTATGTGACCGCAGGTCAACGTGTGCTCGACGTCGGCACGGCCGCCACCGGTCGCAGTGCGCTGGCGCTCGAGCGTCTGGGGGCCGACGTAGTCAGCATCGAGGTCAACCACGATGCGATCAGCGAGTTCGCCGACAGCGACGAGTTCGCCGCCTCGGCCATCCGTCTGACCACCGCCGACATGGCCAGGCTCCCCTTCGCCGACGCCAGTTTCGACACGGTGCTCGTGGCCTTCCACGGCTTTGACTATCTGGTCGACCCCGCCGTCCGGGCCCAAGCCATCGCCGATCTCGCTCGGGTCGTTCGCCCCGGCGGGCACTTGATCTTCAACTCGTTCAACTCGCTCGGGATCTTGGCCACACCGACCGGGGCGAAGTCACTCGCCAGCTGGAAGCGACGCCTGCGGTTCCTGACCTCGGGTGAGTTCGCCCGCCGCCGACTGGTCGACGACAACGGCCTCGCGCTCCACCACGCTCGTCCCGATCAGCTCATCGCCGAAGTCGAGCAGTCGACCCCGCTCCGCTTCGAGACCATGACGACCTTGTTCGGCGTCGAGCGCCACCGCCTCCTCGTCACCGCCCTCGCCCCCGAACCCCACTACGTCTTCCGGCGCCCCTGACCCCGGCGCCACTCTGCGCCCCGCCCGCGCCAACCTCACACCGACACCCACCCGTTCTGTGCGTCAAAGTCCTCGCGCTCACCGTTCTGTGCGCCAAAGTTCCCGCAGCCGGGAAGAATGAGGCACAGTCCGGCTTTGCCGGTGGGTTTGACGCACAGAAACGTCAGCTCGACCGGGCTTGAATGCGGCGCCCGGGTCAGAGGTCGAGTACGAGGGCGCGGTGATCGGAGACCTCGGGTTCGGCCAGCGCCTCGAATCGTCGGACACGGGAGGGATCCGACACGAGGAGGTAGTTCGCGTGGCGACTCGGCTTGGTGTAGCGGCTGGTCCGAGTGTCGGCCGTGCCAACGAGATCGGCGAGGCCGATGCCCGCCAAGATCTCGAACGTCTCGCTCCCGGGCAACAGGTTGAAGTCGCCGCACACGACCGCGAGATCGCCCGGCTCGCGGACCGATTGGATGAGTGAGACCAGCCGCTGTGCTTGCGCTCGCCGTTCCGGTGTGTCGCCCTTGCCCGACGGATCTCGCAGTCCGTGGAGGTGGGTGACGGTGACCACGGTGTTGCTCGATCGGTCGAACACGCGCACGGCCTGGGCCAATCGAGGCCGGTCGGCGATCTGCCACTCAACGTGGTCGACGAAGTGTCCGTGGACGAAGTCCGCTCGCTCCCCGATGACCGGATGCGTCTCGGCCACGAACATGGCAAGGCCGAAGTCCTGACGATGCTCGACCCCGTCGTCGGTGGTGACGGGACCAGCATCGCTCACCACGAACGAGGCTCGGTGTCGGGGCAGCAGCCGTCGTACGTCGTCGAACAGACTGGCGCGTTGGGGAAGCGACCGTTCACCGTCGGCGAAACGGGTCGACCCTCCCAGTCCAGCGACGCGGGTGACCTCCTGCAGACACACGATGTCGGCGCCACAGGTCGGCAACCATGCCGCGAGTTCGGCGAACATTGCGCCACCCCACGCGTTCAGTGAAACGATGCGCACAGCACCCCTCGTGACGGACCCACTGCTGGCCAACGGATCTCGGCCCGCACCCACGGCGTCGTCATCATCGCTCCCCCTTCGCTCGACATCCGCCAGTATCCCAGCCTTCGCCTCGGACCACTCCGCCCGAAGTGGCAGGACGGGCCGCCCAGGCGGCCCGCACCCGGCACGTCAGCGCCAAAGACGGCCCCCTCCCACCACCAATCCCGGACCAACCACCGGCACGGGCCACATCTCCGGTGCCCCCGTGCCGCAAACGGCACCCTCCCGACGCAGCAGCGATGACCAGGGCTCACCCGAGCCGCCAGACCCACGACCGGCCGCATCGGCGGCACCTCAGCGCCAAAGACGGCACCCTCCCACCACCGATCCCGGACCAATTACCAACCCGCACCCATCTCCGGCACCTCAACACCGCAAACGGCACCCTCCGATCGCAGCAGCGATGACCAGGGCCAGCCCGAGCGGCTCGCACCCACGACCGCCCGCATCGGCGGTACCTGAGTGCCGAAAACGACACCCTCCCACCACCGATCCGAGACAGACTGCCAGACCGGGCGACATCTCCGGTACCTCGACACCGCAAACGGCATCCTCCGGTCGCAGTGGCAACGAGCGGGACCGCCGGCAAGGCCAGACTCACGGCCGGCCGCATCGGCGGTACCTCAGCGCCGAAAACGGCACCCTCCAACCACCGATCCGAGCCAGCCGCCGGCCCGGGAGACATCTCCGGTACCTCAGCGCTGCAGACGGCACTCTCGTACCGGAGATGGCCTGGACCACCTCCGGGGGCGGCGATCGGGGCCGTCAGCCGGTGGGCGGCTTCGAGTCGGTGGCGCGGGCGAGGAGGTCAGTGACTCGACGGAGGGCGGAGGACGACAGCGAGACCAGCTCGCGCTTGCCGACGAGCGAGGGCGAGATGGCGGCCGGCGGGAGCGGCGCCTCGTCAGCCTGGGCGACGAGATCGGCCAGGATCGCGTCGGCCAGGGCGTCGAGCTGGCCGGGTGGATGGTGACGGGTGCCGTCGACCTCGACGTGCAGCTCACCACCCTCGACGAAGGCCAGGATCCCGAGGTCGTGGAACCGCGGGTTCGATGGGTGGATCGAGGTCGTCATCGGATCGGAGCCGGCGAAGACGTCGTCGTTGGCCGACGGCGCGTCGACCCGCCCGAGGAACCCGACCACCACCGACGGGAGCGGGCGATACGCCAGCCCCGAGGTCGGGTCGAGGTAGCGACCGATCCCGAAGCCGATGCCCCGATCGGGGATCCAGCCGAGTGTGTCGGCCACCGATCGGCGCAGGTCCACCGGCTGGACGTCGACGGCCAGAGGCACCGAGATCGGATGATGGCTGGTACACCAACCCACCGTGCGGCTCAGGTCGAGTCCGGCACCAGGGACGAGCGCCTCGGATTCTCGGCCGTGACCTTCCACGATCGCGTCGAGCCGATCCCAGCCGAACACCGAGCGACCGGCGACCGCCAGCGCGTAGAGGATGGCTCGTTCGTGGCCACGTCGGCGGAGCATGGCGGTCTGCCCGCTCGGGAGCGTGCGCCGGACCGAGAGTCCATCGGCCTCGGTCGCAGCAGCACTCCTGCTCGAGGTCGCCGGGACCATCTCGTGCCACAGCGGATAGTGCGGGCGGACGGCCGCCAGCACTGCCGACGAACCGAGCACTCGTGCCCAGTCGCTCACATCGCCGCCCGCCTGCGGAGCCGCCCCCGATCGATACGCCTCGGCCCAGTCGTCGAGCAGCACCGACCACGACACCCCATCGACCACCAGGTGATGAGCGACGATCAGGCAGCGTCGGCGACCGCCGGCCACGAACGTCGCAACTCGAACAGTCGGCCCGTTGGCCAGATTGATCCGAGATGCAACCTCGTCGGCGTACGCCGCCCACGAAGGCTCGGGCTGACCGGCATCGCGTCCAGTGCGGGACTCGACGACTGGAACCGCACCAAGGTCCTGGCGGACGACGCCACTCATGGAATCACCGACGGCTCCCCCCAGTGCATCGTGCTCAGCCCTCGCAGGAGAACTCGTCGCGTCCGCACCGTCGGACAAGGGGCCACGAGGGTCGACGCCGTTCACGGATTCACGACCAGCGTCGGTGCGGAGACCGTCGTGCGCCGAGGAGGCTGATCTGGCCGACCCGGACCTGGAATCGGCAGTGAGGTCGTGGCGCTCGATGCCGATCAGCGAAGGCGAGTCAGAGGGCTCGACGTCGATGACCCAGCCAGCCTCCGTTCGTCGGAACCGGTGCCGGAGCGCAGGGTGGACGAGCGGAAGCGTCCGGGCTGCCGACTCGAGCCGATCGAGGTCGACGTCGTCGGCAAGATCGAGCCACCGGTACTGGGCCCAGTGATCGAGATGGGTGAGCTCCTGATCGAGCAGCCAGCGCTGGATCGGCAGCAGCGGCGGGGAGGTCGACGAGGCGGCGTCGGTGTCCGTACCTGGCGCCGTGTCCGTACCTGGCGCCGTGGTCGCCGTCTCCGGGCCAGTGAGCTGATCGGCCGACGCAGCCCGGTGCTCGCGAACTTCGAGACCGGGATCGCTGGTCGAGGCGAGATGGCCCGCCAGTGCTCGCACGCTCTGATGCTCGAACACATCCCGAGGCTTGAGATCGAGTCCCAGCCTGCGGGCCCGAGCCACGATCTGGATGCTGATGATCGAGTCGCCGCCGAGGTCGAAGTAGTTGTCGTCGAAACCGACCGCCTCGACGCCGAGCGCTTCGGCCCAGAGCACCGACAGCTGGTCGGCCACGTCGGCGTCGGGGTCCGCCGTCTCGGGCACCGTGGCACCGAGCGAACGGTCGGCCACCGGCTCGGCTCCGCTCTCGTCGGCTCCCGATCGGTCAGCATCGACCGACAGCCCGCCCGGCGAGTCCTCACCTGCCTTGGACGATCCGGGGGCGGCTATGCCGACTGACTCGGTCGTGGTGACCACCTCAGACGCCGGCGCCAACGGAACGTCGAGCATTGCGGCCACGATGTCGGTCGGCGCCACCTCGGCCGCCACCGCTACTGGGGGCGCTCCCCCGTCCGCCTGCGAACGAACCGGCGGAACCACGAGCGACGAGCGGTCGATCTTGCCGTTGGCGTTGGTTGGGAGGGCATCGACGAAGACGTACACGCCGGGCCGCATGACCTCGGGCAGCAGCGCCGCAGCATGCGCTCGGAGCTCGTCCTCGGCGACCGGTCGATTGGTCTCGAGCCACACGCCGAGGGTCGGCGCCGGACGATCAGGCGGCTCGACCAGCGTACACACGGCCTCGTCGACGGCCGGGTGGGAGCGCATGACTCGCTCGATCTCGCCGGTCTCGATCCGATGACCACGCAGCTTGATCTGGTGATCGATCCGGCCGTGGAACGCAAGTGCTCCGTCGTCGAGTTCGAGCACCCGGTCGCCGGTGCGATACCAGCGCTCGCCGTCGACCTCGACGAAACGCTCCTCGGTGAGGTCGGGCCGCCCGAGATAGCCGAGCGCCACTCCCCGACCACCGATCCACAGTTCGCCGTCGACCACCCGTTGCGTCGCACCGGGAATGGGCCGGCCGATCGGCACCGTGGCGTCGGCACGAACCTCCGGTCCGAACGTGTAGGCGTGGCTCCACACCGCCGCCTCGGTCGGGCCGTATTCATTGTGCAACCGAACGTGCGGGAGCCGCTCACGGTGCAGGTCGACCACCGCCTGCGAACACTCCTCGCCGGCAACGATGGCATCGCGCAGCGACGCCAGCTGCGACGGTGCGTTCTCGCTGATCAGCAACCGATACAACGAGGGCAGCGCCAGCAGCTGGGTGACCTGGTGTCGCTCGATCAACTCGCCCAGGTGAGTGACCTCGGTGTGCAGCCCGTCGTCGGGAAGCACCACGGTGCCACCCTGGCTCAGCGCCCACCACAGACCGGCGAACGATGAATCGAAGGCGAACGACGACAACACCAGGAACCGCTCGACCGGCTCGGGGTAGAACTCGGTACGGGCCAGCGTGGTCGCCACGATGTTCGCGTGGCGCACCACCACGCCCTTGGGTACGCCCGTCGAGCCCGAGGTGAACAGCACATAGGCCGGGTCGTTGGCCTCGACCGGCGGACCGACGTCGAATGAGCTGGCATCTGCATCGGCCGCAGCGGGGACCGCAACCACGTCGACGGCCGACCACCCAACCAGCGATGCATCGGTCGAGACGACCAGGCTGATGCAGGCGGTCTCGATGATCGTCGACAGCCGGGCCGACGGTAGAGCTGGATCGAGCGGGGCAAACGCGGCACCCGTCGCCATCACCCCGAGCGCTGCGATCGCGAACTCCGAGCGACGGCTGGCATCGATACCAACCACCGACCCTGAACCGACCCCACGGCTGCGCAGCTGCTCCGCCAGCGCACCGGCGCGAGCGACCATCTCGCCGTACGACAGCATCTCGCCCTCGCAGACGACAGCCGAGGCATCGGGCCGTTCGGCGGCGACATCGAACACGAGCTGGTGCAACGGCCGCGCCTCGACGGCCGCAAGTACCTGGTTCGCAGCGGCTGAGGTGGCTGCTCCGCGATCGAGCACCTCGGCGGCGACGCCGTTCTCGGCAAGCTCGGAGGAGTCCGCTGCGACGGGCTGCAGTTGCAGCGCGACATTGTCGGCGTCTGCTTCACCAACCTCGTGCCCGGTCGAGGTGGCGGCGCTTAGCGCGGCGGCAACGGCGTCGACGACTTCACCAGCGCCGGTCCCGCTACCAACCCGGTCGTCGAGGCGGTTCTCGATCGTGGCCAACAGCTGATCGGCCAGGACCGGGGTCAGCGTGCCGCCCTGGTACTCGACCGCAAGTGTGACCGACTCGCCTTCCAGTTGGACGAAGAACGTCACCGGGGCGACTGACGAACCGGTGCCGATGATCTCCTGCGTGACACCGTGCTCGCCGAGACGGATCGGGGCCGTCTCCTGGAGGGCGACGAGCACGTCGAGGTCGAGTGGGTCGAGTCCGGCCTTTCGACGGTCGGCCACCATCGCCGAGTACGGGTAGGCCCGATGGGCGAGTGCAGTGCGAACGGTCTCACCGGTGTGGCGGAGCAGGTCGTCGGCGCCCAGGTCGAGCACGATCGGCAGTGGGTTGATGAAGTACCCGATGAGCGGCCGGGCGGCCACGTGATCCCGAGTGGAGCCGACCATGCCGATGGCCACCCGGTCGCCGTCGGTGACGTCGCCGATCACCGTGGCGATCGTGGCCAGCGCCGTCACGAACGGGGTGGCACCGTCAGCGCCGGCAAGCTCTGAGCGCTTCAGCGCGATTGGTCGGTCCACGTAGCCAGCCTGGGTGGCCGCGTCGCCCACGGCGGGCCGGGCCGCAGCGTCAGCGTCGACGGGACCTTCTCCTACCGTGCCAGTCTCCGTGGCCGGGCCGCTCGTGGCAGGTCGGGCCGCAGCGTCGGCGGCATCGGGGCCTTCGCTTGCCGTGCCAGCCCCGGTCGCCGGGCCGCCAGCTGCGGCTTGGGCCGCAGCGTCGATGCCATGGGGTCCTTCGTCTGCGGAACCCACGGGAGCCGCGCCGAGCCCGGCCGACCAGTGGGGACGAGGCAACGCCTGCCCGTCGTTGACCGACAGCCAATGGTCGCGGGCCCGGTCACGGGGTTGCTCGGCCTGCCAGGCGGCGACGTCGGCGTAGTCCACCTCGAGCTCGGGCAGCGACTCACCTCGGTAGGCGGCGTCGAGTTCGCTCCACAGCAGGTCGAAGCTGGTGGCGTCGATCGATAGGTGGTGCACGACGAGGGCGACCGACATCGCTCCCCCATCAGCCTCACCGGGCGCAGACGCGATCGGCTGGAGACGGCACCGTAGGAGCGGCCCGTGGTCGAGGTCGAACGGCTGCGACTGCAGCGCCACGGCGCTCGCTCGGATCTCGTCCGGCATCGCCGGCAACGGGTCGATCACCAGATCGATCGCCTCGTCTGGGGTCAACCGCACCCGGGGGAACCCGAACGTCCAGTGCAGCGGGACGTGTCGATCGACGACCGTACGGAGGGCAGCAACGAACCGCTCGACATCGAACTCCCGATCCTCGCCACCCTCGACCCGATACAACCGGCAGATGTTGTACCGAGGGTCGTCGGGCGCGTCGAGGTGCTGGAACAACAGCGCCAGCTCGCCCTCGGAGAACTGTGGCGCCGCACCCGGCAACCGAGCCTCGGGGCCCGACTCGCCAGACGCCGTCCCGCCAGTCGCCGTCAACACCTCGATCGCCTCGGCCAGCAGCCGTGGCGTGGTGTTGGTGAACGCCATCTCCTCCGGTAGCACGACGC is a window from the Acidimicrobiales bacterium genome containing:
- a CDS encoding amino acid adenylation domain-containing protein, with amino-acid sequence MRLGTQLTPMQRGLLASQRRHPDSPHQNMALVSHLDGPIDPSALARAFTTVVNRFDAVRTRIVDADSGVVAQVAPPGELAATTEVIELDRSQVAEWAARRASRPIDLTVGPADSVLLRHDDGTSSWYLAFHHVAIDATSAAKVFGLVGATYDALLTGTALPAAGPNDSYYQWYRQATRTPSPRAAKADQFWATRREAPKIGRLYDAVTKPTPRSRRVEVDPADRLTRARALLDGDLRMLSVELGWTTLMISAAALYLHRLTGADRFAIGMPVHNRSTPEARDVVGPVMDVFGVDITIEPDDTARSLHKRIGRSILTTLRNAELGRSAPADYETVVNVIPNMGYGDFSLIPASTTWIHAGATDPTHLLRVQLTGYGPELQLALDLNEAAAGPEHARLAPQHFLATLDAFLDGLDEPIGARSIVTPEESAQLVAWGTGPTPVDPRGPVIEQLRSAVSARTDVVIEAADGSSPLTGVELWERVDARAAELAGLGVRAGDRVAVERGRSVDTVIDIYAVMTLGASYVPLDPAQPRARLDSLTERAGTVLTLTDDGARGQLWRGEHQIEAPGTNVAGESVRTERPAIGTDDEAYLLFTSGSTGEPKGVPITQWGLAGYVHFARTSYFDAAPVAALFTALTFDLTVTTLFAPLLAGGRLVVIDADGPAAVRAIAERPDITWAKATPSHLDLLLRWLPDDHALRTLVVGGEAFTTRLARRLWAWHPDLVLFNEYGPTEAVVGCMIHLASSTETLADVPIGVPAPGVRLAVLDRYRQPVPIGAVGELYISHAGVTNGYLGSSDAGPSTDDPFVEMGGRRWYRSGDLVRLVGDPVTLVYLGRADEQVKIGGIRLDPSEVEQALAAHPAISVAAVRVWSPAEAVQATAVSYCVRCGLSSRVPSTTFDANGVCNVCHSHDRVKVAAASYFGTRDDLVAIRDRARAERTGRYDAIHLLSGGKDSTYALYQLVELGFEVLALTLDNGFISEEAMANARRSAADLGIDHEFMTTPAMNEIFRDSLERFSNVCNGCYKAIYTLATNRAVAEGVPVIVTGLSRGQLFETRLIPQQFSGDRFDPEAIDRAVVEARRAYHRSDDVPNRLLDTSVFAESAFDDGDLFDRIRYVDFYRYVDVELAEMLDFLDHSAPWVRPSDTGRSTNCLINAAGIHSHLIEQGYHNYAEPYAWDVRLGHKTRDEALAELDDRDDLDVVRSMLAEIDYQPKPREVLTAWVEVAEGHSMPEPAALRHHLADLLPAHAIPAAYVAVEQLPTTTNGKLDTAALPAPERVHRPGPALHVEATSDLERLVVERWERVLRIEPISATDDFFDLGSDSLMALEMIVDLGERLGVVLPEEMAFTNTTPRLLAEAIEVLTATGGTASGESGPEARLPGAAPQFSEGELALLFQHLDAPDDPRYNICRLYRVEGGEDREFDVERFVAALRTVVDRHVPLHWTFGFPRVRLTPDEAIDLVIDPLPAMPDEIRASAVALQSQPFDLDHGPLLRCRLQPIASAPGEADGGAMSVALVVHHLSIDATSFDLLWSELDAAYRGESLPELEVDYADVAAWQAEQPRDRARDHWLSVNDGQALPRPHWSAGLGAAPVGSADEGPHGIDAAAQAAAGGPATGAGTASEGPDAADAAARPATSGPATETGTVGEGPVDADAAARPAVGDAATQAGYVDRPIALKRSELAGADGATPFVTALATIATVIGDVTDGDRVAIGMVGSTRDHVAARPLIGYFINPLPIVLDLGADDLLRHTGETVRTALAHRAYPYSAMVADRRKAGLDPLDLDVLVALQETAPIRLGEHGVTQEIIGTGSSVAPVTFFVQLEGESVTLAVEYQGGTLTPVLADQLLATIENRLDDRVGSGTGAGEVVDAVAAALSAATSTGHEVGEADADNVALQLQPVAADSSELAENGVAAEVLDRGAATSAAANQVLAAVEARPLHQLVFDVAAERPDASAVVCEGEMLSYGEMVARAGALAEQLRSRGVGSGSVVGIDASRRSEFAIAALGVMATGAAFAPLDPALPSARLSTIIETACISLVVSTDASLVGWSAVDVVAVPAAADADASSFDVGPPVEANDPAYVLFTSGSTGVPKGVVVRHANIVATTLARTEFYPEPVERFLVLSSFAFDSSFAGLWWALSQGGTVVLPDDGLHTEVTHLGELIERHQVTQLLALPSLYRLLISENAPSQLASLRDAIVAGEECSQAVVDLHRERLPHVRLHNEYGPTEAAVWSHAYTFGPEVRADATVPIGRPIPGATQRVVDGELWIGGRGVALGYLGRPDLTEERFVEVDGERWYRTGDRVLELDDGALAFHGRIDHQIKLRGHRIETGEIERVMRSHPAVDEAVCTLVEPPDRPAPTLGVWLETNRPVAEDELRAHAAALLPEVMRPGVYVFVDALPTNANGKIDRSSLVVPPVRSQADGGAPPVAVAAEVAPTDIVAAMLDVPLAPASEVVTTTESVGIAAPGSSKAGEDSPGGLSVDADRSGADESGAEPVADRSLGATVPETADPDADVADQLSVLWAEALGVEAVGFDDNYFDLGGDSIISIQIVARARRLGLDLKPRDVFEHQSVRALAGHLASTSDPGLEVREHRAASADQLTGPETATTAPGTDTAPGTDTDAASSTSPPLLPIQRWLLDQELTHLDHWAQYRWLDLADDVDLDRLESAARTLPLVHPALRHRFRRTEAGWVIDVEPSDSPSLIGIERHDLTADSRSGSARSASSAHDGLRTDAGRESVNGVDPRGPLSDGADATSSPARAEHDALGGAVGDSMSGVVRQDLGAVPVVESRTGRDAGQPEPSWAAYADEVASRINLANGPTVRVATFVAGGRRRCLIVAHHLVVDGVSWSVLLDDWAEAYRSGAAPQAGGDVSDWARVLGSSAVLAAVRPHYPLWHEMVPATSSRSAAATEADGLSVRRTLPSGQTAMLRRRGHERAILYALAVAGRSVFGWDRLDAIVEGHGRESEALVPGAGLDLSRTVGWCTSHHPISVPLAVDVQPVDLRRSVADTLGWIPDRGIGFGIGRYLDPTSGLAYRPLPSVVVGFLGRVDAPSANDDVFAGSDPMTTSIHPSNPRFHDLGILAFVEGGELHVEVDGTRHHPPGQLDALADAILADLVAQADEAPLPPAAISPSLVGKRELVSLSSSALRRVTDLLARATDSKPPTG